A single Burkholderia savannae DNA region contains:
- the sctN gene encoding type III secretion system ATPase SctN, translating to MSAAGDPLKLLKRRAHPCRIQGPIIEAPLPQVAIGELCIIRETAVSEHEIGRAQVVGFGRDTAILSTLGSTAGLSRQIALAPTGERMTVDVSPMMLGTVVDATGEIVETFSAARVAGDALPRRMAVDAVPPDYAERRPIASRLATGIRAIDGLLTCGVGQRFGIFAAAGCGKTSLMNMMIEHAGADVYVVALIGERGREVSEFVERLKHSGRRDRTIVVYATSDRSSVDRCNAALVATTIAEYFRDRGCNVMLFLDSMTRYARALRDVALATGEAPARRGYPASVFENLPRLLERPGRTSTGSITAFYTVLLENEEEPDPIGDEIRSIVDGHLYLSRKLGAKGHYPAIDVLKSASRLFDEITDASHRVMAKQFRQHLARIDDMQIFLDLGEYRRGENLENDDALDRRPVLDAFLRQEIAEASAFDEMLERMHEAVS from the coding sequence ATGAGCGCAGCCGGTGACCCTCTGAAATTGCTGAAGCGGCGCGCGCATCCGTGTCGCATACAGGGGCCGATTATAGAGGCGCCGCTGCCGCAGGTGGCTATTGGTGAGCTGTGCATTATCCGCGAGACGGCCGTAAGCGAACATGAGATCGGTCGCGCGCAAGTGGTTGGTTTTGGGCGCGATACTGCGATTTTGAGCACGCTTGGCAGTACGGCTGGCCTTTCGCGACAGATTGCGCTCGCGCCGACGGGCGAACGAATGACGGTCGATGTGTCACCGATGATGCTCGGCACGGTCGTCGACGCGACTGGCGAGATAGTCGAGACGTTTAGCGCGGCGCGAGTAGCCGGCGATGCGTTACCGAGGCGGATGGCAGTCGATGCTGTACCGCCAGACTACGCGGAGCGGCGGCCGATTGCGAGCCGGCTTGCGACTGGCATTCGCGCGATCGATGGTCTTCTGACCTGCGGCGTTGGCCAGCGCTTTGGCATTTTCGCTGCAGCGGGATGTGGCAAGACTTCGCTGATGAACATGATGATCGAGCATGCGGGGGCCGATGTTTACGTGGTCGCACTAATCGGTGAGCGCGGGCGCGAGGTGTCGGAGTTCGTTGAGCGACTCAAACACTCAGGGCGTCGGGATCGGACGATCGTTGTGTATGCGACGTCGGATCGATCGTCGGTGGACCGTTGCAACGCGGCGCTCGTCGCAACAACAATTGCGGAGTATTTTCGCGATCGTGGTTGCAACGTGATGCTCTTTCTCGATTCGATGACCCGCTATGCACGCGCGCTGCGCGACGTCGCGCTTGCAACGGGTGAAGCGCCGGCGCGGCGCGGCTATCCGGCGTCGGTGTTCGAGAACTTGCCGCGACTGCTTGAGCGACCGGGACGAACAAGCACGGGCAGTATCACCGCGTTCTATACGGTACTTCTTGAAAACGAAGAGGAACCCGATCCAATCGGAGACGAGATTCGTTCGATAGTTGATGGCCACCTGTATCTGAGCAGAAAGCTCGGTGCCAAGGGACATTACCCAGCGATCGACGTGTTGAAGAGTGCGAGCCGCCTGTTCGATGAGATTACCGACGCGTCGCATCGCGTGATGGCAAAGCAGTTTCGGCAGCACCTCGCACGAATCGACGACATGCAAATTTTCCTCGATCTCGGTGAATACCGTCGCGGTGAGAATCTGGAGAACGATGATGCGCTCGATCGGCGCCCTGTGCTCGATGCATTTCTGCGGCAGGAGATCGCGGAGGCATCGGCGTTCGACGAGATGCTTGAGCGAATGCACGAGGCTGTGTCGTGA
- a CDS encoding InvB/SpaK family type III secretion system chaperone — MNVDVVMLVKESMDKMGCSNAITGELDAHAPICIAFHSMPEMFVEREDEHVTLWSRLDYSGESQLARCAFDLLTYQMPRGSDMFASRRPLLSLVDDELILHGRVEPHYLADTDRFIEALELFYEDLCAINGILEQ, encoded by the coding sequence ATGAACGTGGACGTTGTCATGCTCGTCAAGGAAAGCATGGATAAGATGGGCTGCAGTAACGCGATCACCGGCGAGCTCGATGCGCATGCGCCGATTTGCATTGCATTTCATTCGATGCCTGAAATGTTTGTCGAACGAGAAGACGAGCATGTGACATTGTGGAGCCGACTCGACTACTCGGGCGAGAGCCAGCTTGCACGTTGCGCGTTCGATCTGCTCACGTATCAGATGCCGCGCGGATCGGATATGTTTGCATCGCGTCGACCGCTGCTGTCGCTCGTTGATGACGAGCTGATTTTGCATGGCCGCGTCGAGCCGCACTATCTCGCCGATACCGACCGCTTCATCGAGGCGCTCGAATTGTTCTATGAAGACCTGTGTGCGATCAACGGGATTCTTGAGCAATGA
- a CDS encoding EscV/YscV/HrcV family type III secretion system export apparatus protein: MLKNLLIKTQARPELIVLCLMVLVIAMLIVPLPPYVLDFLIGFNIVTALLVFMGSFYIANILDFSTFPSILLITTLFRLALSISTSRMILLTAEGGKIITTFGQFVIGDNLVVGFVVFVIVTIVQFIVITKGSERVAEVAARFSLDAMPGKQMSIDADLRAGVIDNEGVKARRSALERESQLYGSFDGAMKFIKGDAIAGIIVIVVNLIGGISVGVAQHGMTISDALTTYTILSIGDGLVAQIPALLIAIGAGFVVTRVSGSGTNLGASIVGELFSNPFVLLVTAVLALALGLLPGFPFIVFFLMALALGMLYVRREWRKRGESSASEGGFVGKVTGALTGSGSAKLSTSDVTVDIDIEKLIPETVPLMLMVPEAVKPIFEQDDVIGAFRRRAFVDMGLRLPDIHVSYSPQMHPREAIVQINEIRAATFAICFDRHRVIGSTLALEGLSLDVVQLPDGAGGDALWVSSSQTDALAKMDVLTRSATDDLYGQFLAVMLSNVTEFFGVQEAKRLLDDMEKKYPELIKESYRHISVQRIAEVFQRLLTEKISIRNMKLVLESLAQWGPREKDSILLVEHVRAALARYITNRFAAGGKLRALVLSAEFEDTVSKGVRQTSGGAYLNLEPAMSEQLLDRLALELARAGFSQRDMVLLASMEVRRFVKRLIESRFPELEVLSFAEVADSVAIDVLKTI; encoded by the coding sequence ATGCTGAAGAATCTACTGATCAAAACTCAGGCGCGCCCGGAATTGATTGTCCTGTGTCTGATGGTGCTGGTGATCGCGATGCTGATCGTGCCCCTGCCACCATACGTGCTTGATTTCCTCATCGGCTTCAACATTGTGACGGCGCTGCTCGTGTTCATGGGCTCGTTTTATATCGCCAACATTCTCGATTTTTCCACGTTTCCGTCTATCTTGCTGATTACGACACTGTTTCGCCTCGCGCTGTCGATCAGTACCAGCCGTATGATCTTGCTCACCGCGGAGGGCGGCAAGATCATCACGACTTTCGGACAGTTCGTGATCGGCGACAATCTCGTCGTGGGCTTTGTCGTGTTCGTGATTGTCACGATCGTGCAGTTCATCGTCATCACGAAGGGCTCGGAACGCGTCGCCGAAGTAGCGGCCCGCTTCTCGCTTGACGCAATGCCTGGTAAGCAGATGAGCATCGATGCGGACTTGCGCGCGGGCGTTATCGACAACGAAGGCGTAAAGGCGCGCCGCTCGGCGCTCGAGCGTGAGAGCCAGCTATACGGCTCGTTCGACGGCGCAATGAAGTTCATCAAAGGCGATGCGATCGCTGGGATCATCGTCATCGTCGTTAACCTGATCGGCGGCATCTCGGTTGGTGTCGCGCAACACGGGATGACGATCTCCGATGCACTTACGACGTACACGATCCTGTCGATCGGCGACGGCCTCGTCGCGCAGATTCCTGCACTGCTGATTGCGATCGGCGCGGGTTTCGTCGTCACACGCGTGAGCGGATCAGGTACCAACCTCGGTGCGAGCATTGTCGGTGAACTGTTCTCAAATCCGTTCGTACTCCTCGTAACGGCAGTGCTCGCGCTCGCGCTTGGCCTGCTGCCCGGTTTTCCGTTTATCGTTTTTTTTCTGATGGCGCTCGCACTCGGCATGTTGTATGTACGCCGCGAATGGCGCAAGCGCGGCGAATCATCCGCGAGCGAAGGTGGGTTCGTCGGCAAGGTCACAGGTGCGCTGACCGGCAGTGGCTCAGCGAAGCTCTCGACGAGTGACGTTACGGTTGACATCGACATCGAAAAGCTGATTCCGGAAACGGTGCCGCTGATGCTGATGGTACCTGAAGCGGTGAAGCCGATTTTCGAACAGGATGACGTGATCGGCGCATTCAGACGACGCGCATTCGTCGATATGGGACTGAGATTGCCCGACATCCATGTCTCGTATTCGCCGCAAATGCACCCGCGTGAGGCGATAGTGCAGATCAATGAGATTCGCGCGGCAACCTTTGCGATCTGTTTCGATCGGCATCGCGTAATTGGTTCGACGCTCGCGCTCGAAGGGCTTTCGCTCGACGTCGTGCAACTGCCAGACGGCGCGGGTGGCGACGCCTTGTGGGTGTCGTCTTCGCAGACCGATGCGCTCGCAAAAATGGATGTACTCACACGCTCGGCGACCGACGACCTATACGGACAATTTCTCGCGGTGATGCTGAGCAACGTGACAGAGTTCTTCGGTGTACAGGAAGCGAAGCGCCTGCTCGACGACATGGAAAAGAAGTATCCGGAGCTCATCAAGGAAAGCTATCGGCACATTTCAGTACAGCGAATTGCCGAGGTGTTTCAACGCCTACTCACCGAGAAGATCTCGATCCGAAACATGAAGCTGGTTCTCGAGTCGCTCGCGCAATGGGGGCCGAGGGAGAAGGATTCGATTTTGCTCGTCGAGCACGTACGCGCAGCGCTTGCGCGCTACATCACGAACCGCTTCGCTGCGGGGGGAAAGTTACGTGCACTCGTTTTGTCTGCCGAATTTGAAGACACGGTCAGCAAGGGGGTGAGGCAGACATCGGGGGGGGCATATCTGAATCTGGAGCCTGCGATGAGCGAGCAACTGCTCGACCGGCTTGCTCTCGAACTTGCGCGTGCTGGCTTTTCCCAACGCGACATGGTGTTACTTGCTTCAATGGAGGTTAGGCGTTTCGTCAAGCGACTCATTGAGAGCCGCTTCCCGGAACTGGAAGTGCTGTCATTCGCCGAAGTGGCCGACAGCGTCGCAATCGATGTGTTGAAAACCATTTGA
- the sctW gene encoding type III secretion system gatekeeper subunit SctW produces MSSIIGGASIARRGFAVDGASSASRLDAEPSLDEEPQAGAVEVQVQLADIEEESANAATQFSRFRTSERKCRRSDDLERILDTDADEKLDDLATLLGRGGNKATSGKLDLAVLLREARERFRDSSDLLLALRELRRRRRLNGENVDVVERAIDEMLAGGDEKQIKAGINAALKAKVFGERMQLDPRRLRELYRQFLEFEGSYLVVYEDWIEQFGAKKRKRILDYVCAALTYDMQSLDPSCRCPAEFGPLLGTLHNARMLSSADEVFVGRLLSDEFACDCGLTEERALATMLGGLQRPFAIAEVLMRTAGELLDPLAPPRRSQLLQLVLRAFLSVPIELYGEPDARHAVIGSLEDLISTAYACERRYARPRVSAG; encoded by the coding sequence ATGAGTTCAATCATCGGTGGTGCGTCGATTGCACGCCGCGGCTTTGCGGTCGACGGCGCGAGTTCGGCGAGCCGGCTCGATGCGGAACCATCGCTCGACGAAGAACCGCAGGCCGGAGCGGTCGAAGTGCAGGTGCAGCTCGCTGATATTGAAGAAGAGTCGGCAAACGCCGCCACGCAATTCAGTCGATTTCGCACGTCGGAGCGAAAATGCCGTCGCAGCGACGACCTCGAACGGATTCTCGACACGGATGCTGACGAGAAACTCGATGATCTCGCGACACTGCTTGGCCGCGGTGGCAACAAGGCCACGAGCGGCAAGCTCGATCTCGCGGTGCTGTTGCGCGAGGCGCGCGAGCGTTTCCGCGACTCGAGCGATCTTCTGCTTGCGCTGCGCGAGTTGCGCAGGCGTCGTCGCCTTAACGGTGAGAACGTCGATGTTGTCGAACGGGCGATCGATGAGATGCTTGCGGGCGGCGACGAAAAGCAGATCAAGGCGGGCATCAACGCAGCGCTGAAGGCGAAGGTGTTCGGAGAACGGATGCAGCTCGATCCACGCCGGTTGCGCGAGCTATATCGGCAGTTTCTCGAGTTCGAGGGCTCCTATCTCGTCGTCTATGAAGACTGGATTGAGCAGTTCGGCGCAAAGAAACGGAAGCGTATCCTCGACTATGTGTGCGCCGCGCTGACCTACGACATGCAATCGCTCGATCCGAGCTGCCGCTGTCCGGCCGAGTTCGGCCCGCTACTGGGCACGTTGCATAACGCACGGATGCTGTCGTCGGCTGATGAGGTGTTCGTCGGCAGACTGCTCAGCGATGAATTCGCGTGTGACTGTGGGCTCACCGAGGAGCGCGCGCTCGCGACGATGTTGGGCGGGCTGCAACGGCCGTTCGCGATTGCGGAGGTATTGATGCGCACGGCGGGCGAACTGCTCGATCCACTTGCGCCGCCCCGCCGTTCACAGTTGTTACAGCTCGTGTTGCGCGCGTTCTTGAGCGTGCCGATCGAGTTATATGGAGAGCCTGACGCGCGCCATGCGGTGATCGGCTCGCTCGAGGATCTGATTAGCACGGCGTACGCGTGCGAGAGACGGTATGCGAGACCGCGTGTAAGTGCCGGTTGA
- the sctC gene encoding type III secretion system outer membrane ring subunit SctC: MMNFDQAKRQATALTAWLLLTGTAFAAMPNGGKTVDAGTSTTATDSAGSGASAPTQAASTPQDGERHFVASDVSISVLLNALSGRLHRPVVASETVRRKHVTGEFDLARPRVLLAQLGETMSLLWYDDGASIYVYDNSEIKNAVVSMQHATVRNLRDFIRETRLYDSRFPVRGDDLSSTFYVTGAPVYVNLVAAAARYLDEVRSTEANDKQVVKIVQLHNSFVVDRQYTLRDKQIDIPGIATVLGRIFGTVERSTQVAKGARPAAVPVDATARADASSTAAKTPFSLTAPLPAAPNSGAPDILSPGAGVEAGAGAEAARGFVVPASEGVRAVAYPDTNSVILVGQLDKVQDMETLIHSLDVEKRQIELSLWIIDIKKSRLDQLGVDWQGALDLPGIGVGLNNGSGSGNATTLDGAKFLASVAALSQTGDATVISRPIVLTQENIPATLDSNQTFYAKLIGERAVQLDHVTYGTLVSVLPRLSSDGSQVEMIVNIEDGNTESATGDGQTASDNNTMPLVNRTEINTVARVPRELSLLVGGNTRDDVTRRAFRIPGLSSIPLIGGLFRGHSDRHEQVVRVFLIQPKLLRPGAAWPDGQPWEAGDPASNATLRTTVQMLKPFMDDKQ; this comes from the coding sequence ATGATGAATTTTGATCAGGCAAAACGACAAGCGACGGCCCTCACGGCGTGGCTGCTGCTGACGGGCACCGCGTTCGCCGCTATGCCCAACGGCGGGAAAACCGTCGACGCAGGCACATCAACCACCGCGACCGACTCGGCAGGCAGCGGCGCGAGCGCGCCGACGCAGGCGGCGAGCACGCCGCAAGATGGTGAGCGACACTTCGTCGCAAGCGATGTGAGCATCAGCGTGCTGCTTAACGCGTTGTCGGGCCGACTGCACAGGCCCGTCGTCGCGAGCGAGACTGTGCGGCGTAAGCATGTGACGGGTGAGTTCGACCTCGCACGGCCGCGAGTGCTCCTCGCGCAGCTTGGGGAGACGATGTCGCTGCTGTGGTATGACGACGGTGCTTCGATCTACGTCTACGACAACTCGGAGATCAAGAATGCGGTCGTGTCAATGCAGCATGCGACCGTTCGCAACCTGCGCGATTTCATTCGCGAAACGCGGCTCTACGATTCGCGCTTCCCGGTTCGCGGCGACGACCTGAGCAGCACGTTTTACGTCACGGGCGCGCCCGTCTACGTGAATCTCGTCGCGGCCGCGGCGCGCTATCTCGATGAAGTGCGCTCGACCGAGGCGAACGACAAGCAGGTGGTCAAGATCGTGCAACTGCACAATAGCTTCGTCGTCGATCGACAATATACGCTGCGCGACAAGCAGATTGACATTCCGGGCATCGCGACGGTGCTAGGCCGAATCTTCGGTACTGTAGAGCGCAGTACACAGGTGGCGAAAGGCGCGCGGCCAGCCGCGGTGCCCGTTGATGCGACGGCGCGCGCCGACGCGTCCAGTACGGCTGCCAAGACGCCATTCTCGCTGACAGCCCCGCTTCCAGCAGCCCCGAATTCCGGCGCGCCCGACATCCTGTCCCCAGGCGCCGGAGTCGAAGCTGGGGCTGGAGCCGAGGCGGCCCGTGGTTTCGTGGTGCCGGCGTCCGAAGGCGTGCGCGCGGTCGCGTACCCGGACACGAACAGCGTGATTCTCGTCGGCCAACTCGACAAGGTGCAGGACATGGAAACATTGATCCATTCACTCGACGTCGAGAAGCGTCAGATTGAGTTGTCGCTATGGATCATCGACATTAAGAAGAGTCGGCTTGACCAGCTGGGCGTTGATTGGCAAGGCGCGCTTGACTTGCCGGGTATCGGCGTCGGTCTCAACAATGGGAGTGGCAGCGGCAACGCAACGACCCTCGACGGCGCGAAATTCCTTGCCTCGGTTGCCGCTCTTAGTCAAACGGGCGACGCGACTGTGATCTCGCGGCCGATCGTGCTCACGCAGGAAAACATACCCGCGACGCTGGACAGCAATCAGACGTTTTACGCAAAGTTGATCGGCGAGCGCGCAGTCCAGCTCGACCACGTGACCTATGGCACGCTCGTCAGCGTGCTGCCACGTTTGTCGAGCGACGGTTCGCAGGTCGAGATGATCGTCAACATCGAGGATGGCAACACCGAGAGTGCGACGGGCGATGGCCAGACCGCAAGTGACAACAATACGATGCCGCTCGTGAATCGCACCGAAATCAACACGGTCGCACGCGTGCCGCGTGAATTGAGCCTACTCGTTGGCGGCAACACGCGCGACGACGTAACTCGTCGTGCGTTCCGGATTCCGGGACTCTCGAGTATTCCGCTCATTGGTGGTCTGTTTCGCGGGCATTCGGATCGGCACGAGCAGGTCGTGCGCGTGTTCCTGATTCAGCCGAAACTGCTGCGCCCGGGCGCAGCGTGGCCGGACGGGCAGCCATGGGAGGCCGGCGATCCGGCGAGCAATGCGACGTTGCGCACGACGGTTCAAATGTTGAAGCCCTTTATGGACGACAAGCAATGA